A single genomic interval of Burkholderia cepacia ATCC 25416 harbors:
- a CDS encoding aldehyde dehydrogenase family protein, translated as MEEAKHFIAGEWTLPAQLETIAVVDPSDGQPFAAIARGTAPDIERAVAAARDAFAGPWGAKSAAERGRVLMRLSARVADSLEELATIEARDTGKPLKQARADAAALARYFEFYAGAADKLHGETLPYQAGYTVLTVREPHGVTGHIVPWNYPMQIFGRSVGAALAAGNACVVKPAEDACLSLLRVAELAAEAGLPAGALNIVTGYGHEAGAALARHPGIDHISFTGSPATGKLVTQMAAENHVPVTLELGGKSPQIVFADADLEAALPVLVSAIVQNGGQTCSAGSRVLIERAVYEPLVERLATAFNGLRVGPSRADLDCGPLINAKQQQRVWDFLSDAQHDGIPMAAHGQVVAEAPESGFYQAPALLRDVPPSHRLAQEEVFGPVLAAMRFVDEDEAVALANGTPYGLVAGIWTRDGARQMRIARRLRAGQVFINNYGAGGGVELPFGGVGHSGHGREKGFEALYGFTALKTIAIRHG; from the coding sequence ATGGAAGAGGCGAAGCACTTCATCGCAGGCGAATGGACGTTGCCTGCGCAACTGGAAACCATCGCGGTCGTCGATCCGTCCGACGGCCAGCCGTTCGCAGCCATTGCCCGCGGCACGGCGCCCGACATCGAGCGTGCGGTCGCCGCGGCCCGCGACGCGTTCGCGGGCCCATGGGGCGCCAAAAGCGCCGCCGAGCGCGGCCGCGTGCTGATGCGGCTGTCGGCGCGCGTGGCCGATTCCCTCGAGGAACTCGCCACGATCGAGGCACGCGACACCGGCAAGCCGCTCAAGCAGGCACGCGCGGATGCCGCCGCGCTCGCGCGCTACTTCGAGTTCTACGCAGGCGCGGCCGACAAGCTGCACGGCGAAACCCTTCCCTACCAAGCCGGCTACACCGTGCTGACGGTGCGCGAGCCGCACGGCGTCACGGGCCACATCGTGCCGTGGAACTACCCGATGCAGATTTTCGGGCGCAGCGTCGGCGCCGCGCTCGCGGCCGGCAATGCATGCGTCGTCAAGCCGGCCGAGGATGCGTGCCTGTCGTTGCTGCGCGTCGCCGAGCTGGCTGCCGAGGCCGGGCTGCCGGCCGGCGCGCTCAACATCGTCACCGGCTACGGCCATGAGGCCGGCGCCGCGCTCGCGCGCCATCCCGGCATCGACCATATCTCGTTCACGGGCTCCCCGGCCACCGGCAAGCTGGTCACGCAGATGGCGGCCGAGAACCACGTACCCGTCACGCTCGAACTCGGCGGCAAGTCGCCGCAGATCGTGTTCGCCGATGCCGACCTCGAGGCGGCGCTGCCCGTGCTCGTGTCGGCGATCGTGCAGAACGGCGGGCAGACCTGCTCGGCCGGCAGCCGCGTGCTGATCGAGCGCGCGGTGTACGAGCCGCTCGTCGAGCGGCTCGCCACCGCGTTCAACGGGCTGCGCGTCGGCCCGAGCCGCGCCGACCTCGACTGCGGCCCGCTGATCAACGCGAAGCAGCAGCAGCGCGTGTGGGATTTCCTGTCCGACGCGCAGCACGACGGCATTCCGATGGCCGCGCATGGGCAGGTCGTCGCCGAGGCGCCCGAAAGCGGCTTCTACCAGGCACCCGCGCTGTTGCGCGACGTGCCGCCGTCGCACCGGCTCGCGCAGGAGGAAGTGTTCGGCCCCGTGCTCGCCGCGATGCGTTTCGTCGACGAAGACGAAGCCGTCGCGCTGGCGAACGGCACGCCGTACGGCCTCGTCGCGGGCATCTGGACGCGCGACGGCGCACGCCAGATGCGTATCGCGCGGCGCCTGCGGGCCGGCCAGGTGTTCATCAACAACTATGGCGCGGGCGGCGGCGTCGAGCTGCCGTTCGGCGGTGTCGGCCATTCGGGGCATGGCCGCGAGAAAGGCTTCGAGGCACTGTACGGCTTCACCGCGCTGAAAACGATCGCGATCCGGCACGGCTGA
- the ppa gene encoding inorganic diphosphatase encodes MSFNHVPAGKDLPQDFNVIIEIPAQSDPVKYEADKELGLLVVDRFIGTGMRYPVNYGYIPQTLSGDGDPVDVLVITPFPLLAGSIVRSRVLGMLQMTDESGVDAKLVAVPHDKVCPMTANLKSIDDVPEYLKDQIKHFFEQYKALEKGKWVKVEGWAGIEAAHKEIADGAANYKK; translated from the coding sequence ATGAGCTTCAACCATGTTCCGGCCGGCAAGGACCTGCCGCAAGATTTCAACGTGATCATCGAGATTCCCGCGCAAAGCGACCCGGTGAAGTACGAGGCGGACAAGGAACTGGGCCTCCTCGTCGTCGACCGTTTCATCGGCACGGGCATGCGCTATCCGGTGAACTACGGCTACATCCCGCAGACGCTGTCGGGCGACGGCGATCCGGTCGACGTGCTGGTGATCACGCCGTTCCCGCTGCTGGCCGGCTCGATCGTGCGTTCGCGCGTGCTCGGCATGCTGCAGATGACCGACGAGTCGGGCGTCGACGCGAAGCTGGTCGCGGTGCCGCACGACAAGGTCTGCCCGATGACGGCCAACCTGAAGTCGATCGACGACGTGCCCGAGTACCTGAAGGACCAGATCAAGCACTTCTTCGAGCAATACAAGGCGCTCGAGAAGGGCAAGTGGGTGAAGGTCGAAGGCTGGGCCGGCATCGAAGCCGCGCACAAGGAAATCGCCGACGGCGCAGCGAACTACAAGAAGTAA
- a CDS encoding glycoside hydrolase family 3 C-terminal domain-containing protein — MKTSLFRCSTIASACALTVLLASCGGDDIHAGPAAPPDPDAAADQRAAALVAQLTTDEKLQLVHGTGLPALDLGGPFPADALNGASYIPGVPRLGIPAVSSADSAGGVNVKNARVTALPAPVALAATWDPALAGTYGTRIALELRALGFAEGLGGGVNLAREPRNGRTFEYMGEDPVLAGTLSAARTQATQAQKVIATIKHFAFNDQESNRMTIDSVVDERTMREAELLAFEIGVKDGQPGNVMCSYNKLNGVYACENPYLLTTVLKNEWGFKGVVQSDWGATHSTVAAVQAGLDEEEPGAADDNNAPLGSFFNTKLRAALQAGSVSAARLNDMVQRKLRTLIRIGVMDAPPKPGGAIDEAAGNADALAIARQSAVLLKNAAAPGDAQPVLPLAAGALKSVVVIGGHADAGVLSGGGSGAVPAIDGNAVMTCQQPADTLFGGCATWYKSAPLAAIRAKAPNAAVSYLDGTDANAAASAAAQADVAIVFATQWQTEGLDLASLSLPDAKADPYNQQYDQNALIAAVAAKAKRVIVVLENGSPVLMPWLANVHGVLEAWYPGAQGGQAIADLLFGDANPSGRLPLTFPKQEADLPQPAIDPSRTQTVYTEGLAYGYRWFDAKAIEPLFPFGYGLSYTTYALSAMSARADAAGNVTVGVTVTNTGARAGAQTVQIYAALPASLGEPPKRLVGWTKVALQPGEARTVSVAVPAQRFAVWDANAHAWRIAAGSYGLSAAASSRDPQAQSTTVTLAAH, encoded by the coding sequence ATGAAAACTTCGCTGTTCCGGTGTTCGACGATTGCGTCCGCGTGCGCGCTCACGGTGCTGCTCGCGTCGTGCGGCGGCGACGACATCCACGCGGGTCCGGCCGCGCCGCCCGACCCCGATGCCGCGGCCGACCAGCGCGCGGCCGCGCTCGTCGCGCAACTGACGACCGACGAGAAACTGCAGCTCGTGCACGGCACGGGCCTGCCGGCGCTCGACCTGGGCGGCCCGTTCCCGGCCGACGCACTCAATGGCGCGAGCTACATCCCGGGCGTGCCGCGGCTCGGCATTCCGGCCGTCAGCAGCGCCGATTCGGCGGGCGGCGTGAACGTGAAGAACGCGCGCGTGACCGCGCTGCCCGCACCGGTCGCGCTCGCGGCAACGTGGGACCCGGCGCTCGCCGGCACCTACGGCACGCGCATCGCGCTCGAACTGCGTGCGCTCGGGTTTGCGGAAGGGCTCGGCGGCGGCGTGAACCTCGCGCGCGAGCCGCGCAACGGCCGCACGTTCGAATACATGGGCGAGGATCCGGTGCTCGCGGGTACGCTGAGTGCCGCGCGCACGCAGGCGACGCAGGCGCAGAAGGTGATCGCGACGATCAAGCATTTCGCGTTCAACGACCAGGAAAGCAACCGGATGACGATCGATTCGGTCGTCGACGAGCGGACCATGCGCGAGGCCGAACTGCTCGCGTTCGAGATCGGCGTGAAGGATGGCCAGCCGGGCAACGTGATGTGCTCGTACAACAAGCTGAACGGCGTGTACGCGTGCGAGAACCCGTATCTGCTGACCACGGTGCTGAAGAACGAATGGGGCTTCAAGGGCGTCGTGCAGTCCGACTGGGGCGCGACGCATTCGACAGTCGCGGCCGTGCAGGCGGGGCTCGACGAGGAGGAGCCGGGCGCGGCGGACGACAACAACGCGCCGCTCGGCTCGTTCTTCAACACGAAGCTGCGTGCGGCGCTGCAGGCCGGCAGCGTGTCGGCCGCGCGGCTGAACGACATGGTGCAGCGCAAGCTGCGCACGCTGATCCGCATCGGCGTGATGGACGCACCGCCGAAGCCGGGCGGCGCGATCGACGAAGCGGCCGGCAACGCCGATGCGCTCGCGATCGCGCGGCAATCCGCGGTGCTGCTGAAGAACGCGGCCGCGCCCGGCGATGCGCAGCCCGTGCTGCCGCTGGCGGCCGGCGCGCTGAAGTCGGTCGTCGTGATCGGCGGGCATGCGGACGCGGGCGTGCTGTCGGGCGGCGGCTCGGGCGCGGTGCCGGCGATCGACGGCAATGCGGTGATGACTTGCCAGCAACCCGCCGACACGCTGTTCGGCGGCTGTGCGACGTGGTACAAGTCCGCGCCGCTCGCGGCGATTCGCGCGAAGGCGCCGAACGCGGCGGTCAGCTACCTCGACGGAACCGACGCGAATGCCGCGGCGAGCGCGGCCGCGCAGGCCGATGTCGCGATCGTGTTCGCGACGCAGTGGCAGACGGAAGGGCTCGACCTCGCGAGCCTGTCGCTGCCCGATGCGAAGGCTGATCCGTACAACCAGCAATACGACCAGAACGCGCTGATCGCGGCGGTCGCGGCGAAGGCGAAGCGCGTGATCGTCGTGCTCGAGAACGGCAGCCCCGTGCTGATGCCGTGGCTCGCGAACGTGCATGGCGTGCTCGAAGCGTGGTATCCCGGCGCGCAGGGCGGCCAGGCGATCGCCGATCTGCTGTTCGGCGATGCGAACCCGTCGGGCCGGCTGCCGCTGACGTTCCCGAAGCAGGAGGCCGACCTGCCGCAGCCGGCGATCGATCCGTCGCGCACGCAGACCGTCTACACGGAAGGGCTCGCGTACGGCTATCGCTGGTTCGACGCGAAGGCGATCGAGCCGCTGTTCCCGTTCGGCTACGGGCTGTCGTACACGACGTATGCGTTGTCGGCGATGTCTGCGCGGGCCGATGCGGCAGGCAACGTGACGGTCGGCGTGACGGTGACGAACACCGGCGCGCGGGCCGGCGCGCAGACGGTGCAGATCTACGCGGCACTGCCCGCGTCGCTCGGCGAACCGCCGAAGCGCCTCGTCGGCTGGACCAAGGTCGCGCTGCAGCCGGGCGAGGCGCGTACCGTCAGCGTTGCGGTCCCGGCTCAGCGCTTCGCGGTGTGGGATGCGAATGCGCATGCGTGGCGGATCGCCGCGGGCAGCTACGGGCTGTCGGCGGCGGCTTCGTCGCGTGACCCGCAGGCGCAGTCGACGACGGTGACGCTCGCCGCGCACTGA
- a CDS encoding helix-turn-helix domain-containing protein: protein MFHTVDESAARLRLHPKTVLRFIREGKLRATRVGRAYRILDTDLAAFAQTEPPAPVPRAVRVTSIVDIPDASQSLHQYLSRSLHAMASGRTSYVDPVRIDVTFDPAASQVKIIVAATPADTAVLMSSLEALLQQSGT from the coding sequence ATGTTCCATACCGTCGACGAATCCGCCGCCCGCCTGCGCCTCCACCCGAAGACCGTCCTGCGCTTCATCCGCGAGGGCAAGCTGCGTGCGACGCGGGTCGGCCGCGCCTACCGCATCCTCGACACCGACCTCGCCGCGTTCGCGCAAACCGAGCCGCCCGCGCCCGTGCCGCGTGCGGTGCGCGTCACCAGCATCGTCGACATTCCGGACGCGTCGCAGTCGCTGCACCAGTACCTGTCGCGATCGCTGCATGCGATGGCGTCCGGTCGCACGTCGTACGTCGACCCCGTGCGGATCGACGTCACGTTCGATCCCGCCGCGAGCCAGGTCAAGATCATCGTCGCCGCGACGCCGGCCGACACGGCCGTGCTGATGTCGTCGCTCGAGGCGCTGCTGCAGCAAAGCGGGACATGA
- a CDS encoding GNAT family N-acetyltransferase yields MKHERIDYRTGILSSPAEVPADEWNALLARDAQPTPFLRHEFLDALHVARCAVDDTGWSPHFVTLTDERTGRLAAAAPVYAKQHSYGEYVFDWAWADAYQRNDLPYYPKLLCAVPFTPVQGTRLLAADDDARRRLAATLLAFAEQSDVSSLHVLFPTGDEAALLESMGMMLREGVQFHWINDGYRHFDDFLGTLEQKKRKNIRAERRKVHEAGVTFRRLTGDRITDADWRFFSRCYRQTYREHYSSPYLNLDFFRTIGATMPENLLLVIAEAGGQPIASALAVYRRGENGGGTLYGRYWGAVEHVPCLHFETAYYQLLEFCIEAGLDTFEGGAQGEHKLARGFLPTVTHSAHWLAHPAFSDAVARFLERETEHIHAYVDELREHDPFRRGAG; encoded by the coding sequence TTGAAACACGAACGCATCGATTATCGCACGGGCATCCTGTCGTCCCCCGCGGAGGTGCCGGCCGACGAATGGAACGCGCTGCTCGCCCGCGACGCGCAGCCGACGCCCTTCCTGCGCCACGAATTCCTCGACGCGCTGCACGTCGCGCGCTGCGCGGTCGACGATACCGGCTGGTCGCCGCATTTCGTCACGCTGACCGACGAGCGCACCGGCCGCCTCGCGGCCGCCGCCCCCGTCTACGCGAAGCAGCATTCGTACGGCGAATACGTGTTCGACTGGGCCTGGGCCGACGCGTACCAGCGCAACGACCTGCCCTACTACCCGAAGCTGCTGTGCGCGGTGCCGTTCACGCCCGTGCAGGGCACGCGCCTGCTCGCGGCCGACGACGATGCGCGCCGCCGGCTCGCGGCCACGCTGCTCGCATTCGCCGAGCAGAGCGACGTGTCGTCGCTGCACGTGCTGTTCCCGACCGGCGACGAAGCGGCGCTCCTCGAATCGATGGGCATGATGCTGCGCGAAGGCGTGCAGTTCCACTGGATCAACGACGGCTACCGCCACTTCGACGATTTCCTCGGCACGCTCGAGCAGAAGAAGCGCAAGAACATCCGCGCGGAGCGGCGCAAGGTGCACGAGGCGGGCGTGACGTTCCGGCGGCTGACCGGCGACCGGATCACCGACGCCGACTGGCGCTTCTTCTCGCGCTGCTACCGGCAGACCTATCGCGAACACTATTCGAGCCCGTACCTGAACCTCGACTTCTTCCGCACGATCGGTGCGACGATGCCCGAGAACCTGCTGCTCGTGATCGCGGAAGCCGGCGGCCAGCCGATCGCGAGCGCACTCGCCGTCTACCGGCGCGGCGAGAACGGCGGCGGCACGCTGTACGGCCGCTACTGGGGAGCGGTCGAGCACGTGCCGTGCCTGCATTTCGAAACGGCCTACTACCAGCTGCTCGAATTCTGCATCGAGGCCGGGCTCGACACGTTCGAAGGCGGCGCGCAGGGCGAACACAAGCTCGCACGCGGCTTCCTGCCGACCGTCACGCACTCCGCGCACTGGCTCGCGCACCCGGCATTCTCCGACGCCGTCGCGCGCTTTCTCGAACGCGAGACCGAGCATATCCACGCGTACGTCGACGAATTGCGCGAACACGATCCGTTCCGGCGCGGCGCCGGGTAA
- a CDS encoding SDR family oxidoreductase, producing MRLSGKTAIVTGGGSGFGEGIAKTYAREGANVVVNDLNGAAAERVASEIALAGGKAIAVAGDVSRQDDWHALLQATLDDFHAVQIVVNNAGTTHRNKPVLDVSEAEFDRVYAVNMKSLFWCVQTFVPYFRERGGGVFVNVASTAGVRPRPGLVWYNSTKGAMITASKSLAAELGADRIRVNCINPVLGETALMTEFMGCEDTPENRSRFLATIPLGRFSTPQDIANAALYLASDEAEFITGVCLEVDGGRCI from the coding sequence ATGCGGTTGAGCGGCAAGACGGCCATCGTCACGGGCGGCGGCTCGGGATTCGGCGAAGGCATCGCGAAGACGTATGCGCGCGAAGGCGCGAACGTCGTCGTCAACGACCTGAACGGAGCAGCGGCCGAGCGTGTCGCGAGCGAGATCGCGCTCGCGGGCGGCAAGGCAATCGCGGTGGCCGGCGACGTGTCGCGGCAGGACGACTGGCACGCGCTGCTGCAGGCGACGCTCGACGATTTCCACGCGGTGCAGATCGTCGTGAACAACGCGGGCACCACGCACCGCAACAAGCCGGTGCTCGACGTGTCGGAAGCCGAATTCGACCGCGTGTACGCGGTCAACATGAAAAGCCTGTTCTGGTGCGTGCAGACGTTCGTTCCGTACTTCCGCGAGCGGGGCGGCGGCGTGTTCGTGAACGTCGCGTCGACGGCCGGCGTGCGGCCGCGGCCGGGCCTCGTCTGGTACAACAGCACGAAGGGCGCGATGATCACCGCGAGCAAGTCGCTCGCGGCCGAACTCGGCGCCGACCGCATCCGCGTGAACTGCATCAACCCCGTGCTCGGCGAAACCGCGTTGATGACGGAGTTCATGGGCTGCGAGGATACCCCCGAGAACCGCAGCCGCTTCCTCGCGACGATCCCGCTCGGCCGCTTCTCGACGCCGCAGGACATCGCGAACGCGGCGCTGTACCTGGCATCCGACGAGGCCGAGTTCATCACGGGCGTCTGTCTCGAAGTCGACGGCGGGCGCTGCATCTAG
- a CDS encoding GIY-YIG nuclease family protein, which produces MSWFLYLIECADDSVYTGITTDVAARFDEHASGKGARYTRSRKPRAVLASFPLPDRSIASRAEYWVKRLTAAQKRELAAGIRTLESVLPAGMPIDGNVDAAGLKAGLKAGKRGRKKAKAQSVDIATQAAETDKPVKKAAKAGNDGKASVPAKTVKRGQAAQAPKKTKATPATKRVKTDDAAEVKKGSSRGKAATKAAPKQKAPAAGGKSVAKPRTDVAAAPARSRASATKTTTDTVETPANPVTATGRATRANRARSASNATALPAPAPARPRKKATPRTKQNRAAS; this is translated from the coding sequence ATGTCCTGGTTTCTGTACCTGATCGAATGCGCCGACGACAGCGTCTACACGGGCATCACGACCGATGTCGCCGCGCGCTTCGACGAGCACGCGTCCGGCAAGGGCGCGCGCTATACGCGCTCGCGCAAGCCGCGCGCGGTGCTCGCGTCGTTCCCGCTGCCCGACCGGTCGATCGCATCGCGTGCCGAGTACTGGGTGAAGCGGCTCACGGCCGCGCAGAAACGCGAACTGGCGGCCGGGATCCGGACGCTCGAGTCGGTGTTGCCGGCCGGGATGCCGATCGACGGGAACGTCGATGCGGCCGGGTTGAAGGCAGGGTTGAAGGCCGGTAAGCGCGGGCGGAAGAAGGCGAAGGCGCAGTCTGTCGACATCGCGACGCAGGCCGCTGAAACGGACAAGCCCGTCAAGAAAGCCGCGAAGGCCGGGAATGACGGGAAAGCGTCCGTGCCCGCAAAAACCGTGAAGCGCGGACAGGCCGCGCAGGCGCCCAAGAAGACCAAGGCCACGCCTGCCACGAAGCGTGTGAAGACCGACGACGCGGCCGAAGTGAAAAAGGGATCGTCTCGCGGCAAGGCGGCCACGAAGGCCGCACCGAAGCAGAAAGCGCCGGCAGCCGGCGGCAAGTCCGTCGCCAAACCACGCACCGACGTTGCTGCCGCGCCGGCGCGCAGCCGTGCATCGGCAACAAAGACCACCACCGACACGGTCGAAACCCCGGCGAATCCGGTCACCGCCACCGGCCGCGCCACGCGCGCGAATCGTGCGAGAAGCGCATCGAACGCCACCGCCCTGCCTGCGCCGGCCCCCGCGCGCCCCCGAAAGAAGGCCACCCCGCGCACAAAACAAAACCGCGCGGCCTCCTGA
- a CDS encoding MFS transporter, producing MATSTQSLPGSSGAFEEATYRKVSWRLVPLLLLCYVVAYLDRVNVGFAKLQMASDLNLSDTVYGLGAGIFFFGYFLFEVPSNIILHKVGARVWIARIMATWGVISILTMFVTTPAMFYVMRFLLGVAEAGFFPGVILYLTYWYPAHRRGRMTTFFMTAVALSGVIGGPISGFILKAFDGVSGWHGWQWLFLLEGIPSVLAGVLVFFSLDERISKAKWLTDEEKALLTRNVDAEEATKEDLPLGTVMSSPRVWLMALIYFSFVMGLYGVGFWLPTIIKATGVTDTFMIGLLSAIPYAAAVVAMILIARSADRHRERRWHVAIPAAIGALGLVLSVVWAHQTALAMLGLTLATIGILTTLPLFWSLPTAFLGGTAAAAGIAMINSIGNLAGFLSPYLMGWLKQATGANDSGMYMLAGFLVLGGLLALSVPKRLVDK from the coding sequence ATGGCAACATCGACGCAATCGCTGCCGGGCTCGTCCGGCGCATTCGAGGAAGCAACCTATCGCAAGGTGTCGTGGCGGCTCGTGCCGCTCCTGCTGCTGTGCTACGTGGTCGCGTATCTCGACCGCGTGAACGTCGGCTTCGCGAAGCTGCAGATGGCGAGCGACCTGAATCTCAGCGACACCGTCTACGGGCTCGGCGCCGGGATCTTCTTCTTCGGCTATTTCCTCTTCGAAGTGCCGAGCAACATCATCCTGCACAAGGTCGGCGCGCGCGTGTGGATCGCCCGCATCATGGCGACGTGGGGCGTGATCTCGATCCTGACGATGTTCGTCACGACGCCCGCGATGTTCTACGTGATGCGCTTCCTGCTCGGCGTCGCCGAGGCAGGCTTCTTCCCCGGCGTGATCCTCTACCTCACCTACTGGTATCCCGCGCACCGGCGCGGCCGGATGACGACGTTCTTCATGACGGCGGTCGCGTTGTCTGGCGTGATCGGCGGGCCGATCTCGGGCTTCATCCTGAAGGCATTCGACGGCGTGAGCGGCTGGCACGGCTGGCAATGGCTGTTCCTGCTCGAAGGCATCCCGTCGGTGCTCGCCGGCGTGCTCGTGTTCTTCTCGCTCGACGAGCGGATCTCGAAGGCGAAGTGGCTGACCGACGAGGAAAAGGCGCTGCTCACCCGCAACGTCGACGCGGAGGAAGCGACCAAGGAAGACCTGCCGCTCGGCACCGTGATGTCGAGCCCGCGCGTGTGGCTGATGGCGCTGATCTATTTCTCGTTCGTGATGGGGCTCTACGGCGTCGGCTTCTGGCTGCCGACGATCATCAAGGCCACCGGCGTGACCGACACGTTCATGATCGGCCTGCTGTCGGCGATTCCGTATGCAGCCGCGGTGGTCGCGATGATCCTGATCGCGCGCAGCGCGGACCGGCACCGCGAACGCCGCTGGCACGTCGCGATTCCGGCCGCGATCGGCGCGCTCGGGCTCGTGCTGTCGGTGGTCTGGGCGCACCAGACCGCGCTCGCGATGCTCGGCCTCACGCTCGCGACGATCGGCATCCTGACCACGCTGCCGCTGTTCTGGAGCCTGCCGACCGCGTTCCTCGGCGGCACGGCGGCCGCGGCCGGCATCGCGATGATCAACTCGATCGGCAACCTCGCCGGCTTCCTGAGCCCGTACCTGATGGGCTGGCTCAAGCAGGCGACGGGCGCCAACGATTCGGGCATGTACATGCTCGCCGGGTTCCTCGTGCTCGGCGGGCTGCTCGCGCTGTCGGTGCCGAAGCGGCTGGTCGACAAATGA
- a CDS encoding helix-turn-helix transcriptional regulator has product MELQQKSVSVRIYRWLCEDARANGIDLAPLYDTLGIGPAELADDTRRIAGDRHVAAMRLTSAWPLSWHCPPPQVVPWLAPFPELAGVTCNAATLRDALHGYLHYRELIGNVDWVFAHENGDAIALEYVNEGDGRHAGSAFANLAILAALARLYDPHVCVDDAAFAGRAFAPAAALRDMLGAPMSFDAAHNRIVLRSAHFDTPFERYNAPLAGIQRHAADAARERVRVRSTFGSSVEQCVRDWLRTADEADVPTDTLMQHVCTRFAMSRWTLRRRLHREAVGFHALVAQARLGEARDLLLNTQLPIGEIGVRVGFRSTSAFTRFFTRELGAAPSRFRDRHGDRWR; this is encoded by the coding sequence ATGGAGTTGCAACAGAAATCGGTATCCGTGCGGATCTACCGCTGGCTGTGCGAAGACGCGCGCGCGAACGGCATCGATCTCGCACCGCTTTACGACACGCTCGGCATCGGTCCGGCCGAGCTTGCCGACGACACGCGCCGCATCGCGGGCGACCGGCACGTCGCCGCGATGCGGCTCACGAGCGCATGGCCGCTGTCGTGGCATTGCCCGCCGCCGCAGGTCGTGCCGTGGCTCGCGCCGTTCCCGGAACTCGCGGGCGTCACGTGCAACGCGGCGACACTGCGCGACGCGCTGCACGGCTACCTGCACTATCGCGAGCTGATCGGCAACGTCGACTGGGTCTTCGCGCACGAGAACGGCGACGCGATCGCGCTCGAATACGTGAACGAAGGCGACGGCCGGCACGCGGGCAGCGCGTTCGCGAACCTCGCGATCCTCGCCGCGCTCGCCCGCCTGTACGATCCGCACGTGTGCGTCGACGACGCCGCCTTCGCCGGCCGCGCATTCGCACCCGCCGCCGCGCTGCGCGACATGCTCGGCGCACCGATGTCGTTCGATGCCGCGCACAACCGCATCGTGCTGCGCTCCGCGCACTTCGACACGCCGTTCGAACGCTACAACGCGCCGCTCGCCGGCATTCAGCGTCACGCGGCCGACGCCGCGCGCGAGCGTGTACGCGTGCGCTCGACGTTCGGCTCGTCGGTCGAGCAATGCGTGCGCGACTGGCTGCGTACCGCCGACGAAGCCGATGTACCGACCGACACGCTGATGCAGCACGTGTGCACGCGCTTCGCGATGTCGCGCTGGACGCTGCGCCGGCGGCTGCATCGCGAGGCGGTCGGCTTTCATGCGCTCGTCGCGCAGGCGCGGCTCGGCGAGGCGCGCGACCTGCTGCTGAATACGCAACTGCCGATCGGCGAGATCGGCGTGCGCGTCGGCTTCCGTTCGACGAGCGCGTTCACGCGCTTCTTCACGCGCGAACTCGGCGCGGCGCCGAGCCGTTTTCGCGACAGGCACGGCGATCGATGGCGTTGA